In the Purpureocillium takamizusanense chromosome 5, complete sequence genome, one interval contains:
- a CDS encoding uncharacterized protein (TransMembrane:1 (o33-56i)) produces MSLGLKGVILNFFRSLPRLCLCPRRNERFRDAALAGFIGCLLGAVLVNIVVVVQAAREKKKQHQQQQPQQQQQKGVRGGRHELPADKFDGGSPWPMSATKQKKPQQWQEEQEEEQQLVSGLDGGAGNAGAVQSLQIQKPEESVQKQQQPQQQQQQQQQQQQQKQKQQQQQQQQQPQGLELQRFETQGSDMQLPQLPLPQTPAQRTLPTRPHSHPQQQLPKPPAPRGTKSRSLPATPKPPAGAQGSSVAVRPATRRRGF; encoded by the coding sequence ATGTCACTCGGACTAAAGGGCGTCATCCTCAACTTCTTCCGCTCCCTGCCGCGGCTGTGCCTGTGCCCGCGGCGCAACGAGCGCTTccgggacgcggcgctggcgggcttCATCGGGtgcctgctcggcgcggTGCTGGTCAAcatcgtcgtggtggtgcaggcggcgcgggagaagaagaagcagcatcagcagcagcagccgcagcagcagcagcagaagggggtgcgcggcggcaggcacgAGTTGCCGGCTGACAAGTTTGACGGCGGGAGCCCCTGGCCGATGAGCGCGacgaagcagaagaagccgcagcagtggcaggaggagcaggaggaggagcagcagctggtttctggccttgacggcggtgctggcaATGCTGGTGCCGTGCAGAGTCTGCAGATTCAGAAGCCGGAGGAGAGTGTTcaaaagcagcagcaaccacaacaacagcaacaacagcaacagcaacagcaacagcagaagcagaaacagcaacagcaacagcagcaacagcaaccgCAGGGATTGGAGCTGCAACGGTTCGAGACTCAGGGATCGGATAtgcagctgccgcagctgccaCTCCCGCAGACAccagcgcagcgcacgctgccgacgaggccgcactcgcacccgcagcagcagctgcccaagccgccggcgccgcggggcacCAAGTCCAGGTCCctgcccgcgacgcccaagccgccggccggcgctcAGGGGtccagcgtcgccgtgcgcccggcgacgcggcgacgcgggtTCTGA